CAATTACTGATATCAAATCAAAACCCATAAAATCTCGGGAGATACGATCTACGATTATGCAACAAGTTACACGGAAAACCTAAACACCTATCCCTTCGACCTCTTCCTATTATAAATAGCAATCACCTCTTCCTAATCTAACCCACACCGTCAAACAAAGAAATGGCTACACAAAAGCAAATCCGAACATTGAGTGCTTCTAATAGAAaattgaccattcaagacttgAGACCCCGGCACACTAGTAAATTAGTTCATGTGAAGGTTCTACATTCTTGGGTCCAAAACATTCAAGGTGAAACCATGGAATTCATCTTGGCTGATGAGAATGTAAGCAACCTTAAGTGCCTATTTATggttttgaatatatatatatatatatatgatgtttatattttatgtgattGTGTTCTTAATATTTTCAATCTGTTTTTTACAGGGGTGATAAGTTTCACACAACATGCAAACAGACTTACATTGAGAGTAAAGGGGGGCTTCCTTCGGTTGGAGTATGGCGCAACATCCGGAATTTCCATGTTAGACCTGCAATAGGAGCTTATCGATCAACAAACCATGAGCCATTACTCAAtccaatcaaacaaaaaatcgGATTAGCTGTTAATTAgttatcaaagaaaaagaaagaaaaagacatCAAATTAGATTTAAccttttgttatctttttctGCCTTTTACTATTCCGTTGAATAGATTGGAGCAGGTAAAGTCGAAAACCATCTCGGCCTCATCGTTGAAATCACAGATGGCTTCAGATTTGACATGCAAacatttctgaaaaaaaatagtatatactTATTGATGTTCGAGATTTGTAATTCTAGAACTACAGaatctatataatataaaaaagattTGTAACTCCATGTCTTTTTGGTTTTGCAGAGggagatagtttttttttctcgatgCAGTTTTTGGAATAAACAAATTGAATGTCGTCGGTAGACATTAATGTGACTGTGGGCTGGGCCTTTAAAATCGATTGGTATTAAGTGATCAAATATTACTAAAAAGTCCGAATATTAACCACTAGatgagaaaaaatattatagataagCCAATTCAAAATAGATTAGTAAAGCCCAATTTATAATGAAGAAATATATCCAATTTATATGCACACtctatacatataattttatcagttacattaaataatagaaattttaaaaaattccaaaaagttagtccaaaaaaataaaaatttaaaagaaaaattttcaCGCTTTGAAagagcggatcaaaatctaCTAATATACCATTAAAACagaattctattttaaaaatttaagattatGCCCTTAAAGTTTTATCATATTTACAAGACATGATAAATATGAGTTTCCTTATAATCGTAGTTATTACAttaaattacataatattttgcttatttaaaagattgcaatatttcaattatttaatacttaacaaaaacaattttataaatagcgtgtatatatatatatatataatcatgtctaattttaaattcatttaGGTTAGAAATTATATTGTATagttatttgattttgtttgatcTATGTAGAGGCGATTTACTTTCACAATGTAAATTTCAACGTGTATCAGTTTTTTAACgaattttttttatggtttttaactaaatttatactattttgaACACACTACACATGACAACCGTATATACTAAGTTTTTATACATGAATTACATTgatttaattttctatattcaaaataataagtCTAAACAGTGTTGTCAAATTTTAGAAATGAATTacacaactttaaaaaaaattacaaatatatttcaaactGGTCTAAAAATATCAATACAATTACATGAATTTAAATGGATAAAATTATTGAGAACTTAAATGTAAATGAGGTCAAACTGTCTCGACATGATGTATTTGAAAAATGAGACGTATTTAAATAAGGTGGATCTACCATTTTATCATTCTTAACaaagtatttgaaaaaaaataattttttttacaatgtaCAATATCCTGGTTTTTAAAACgtagatcaaaatctagtatcatATTATAGCATGACCATCTCAGTCACCCATATAAGGCAGAAAGCCacagaaagttttttttttgttaaagaaaatcACAGAGAGTTCATTTTGTCATTTCaacaaaaccaaatatataagtaataaaATAACATGATGTGCTGTATGTGATTTTGGGAAATTAATCGTAAAGCCAGCATCAAATAAAATTGATACATAGTcacaaaaataaagaagttAGTTTACTTagtattagaaaaagaaatttattattacatactattttacaattatcttttttttatcatttgagagaaataaaattattatcaaatattatatagttttaaaagttGGGAACTTTACAATTCGTTTTTGTTAATATCATTACTATTTTCAgaattctttttaattataaaatttatatcatgttcatttaaaaaagttaaaaatgaaaaatcagttttataaattcaataatttataatattttattatcatcaatttttttagaaagaaaaaaaaatactattatcaAATTCTTACAATCTTTTTTGATtataattcaaaagaaaaaaaaatactatcaatcatttattttaggtaatttaaataaaattataacatatatcATATCACAGTAATTTTTATTGACATGAAACGCAATCATATCGGGTCAATTAGCAAGTTCAAACCAAACTATAATAATATTTGACTAGATGGTGGTCCGCAAACTTGTGCggactaatatatatatctaactaatttaaattttaacaattttttttaaaaaatcaatctaaattatttaattagtttcaaatattaaattaatcagaagatataatttttgttattgcACATGTAAAACATACCATCATCATAATAATCTAATGAAGTTTTAGTAACActttaaattaacataaaagataaatctacaaaataaaatattagcaATTATCATTGAAACATAAAATCAAACTCTTCTTTATCAAAGTCTTAATtgcattttatatgaatttCTTTTTCATCTAAGCTTATAGTGATacatattaacaaaatatataataatgaaaaacatacttctatttaactaaaactttataaactaaaattaataaattatatatgtctaGTAAAAGCtagatgatttttttaaaattttttaacggcaaaaaattgtatattttactTCATTACCCTTCAATTCAAATTCATAAAAGCAATGTCTCATGTGAATGAATCGATgatataactatttttttgatTGGTGAGATAATTTGGTGGCATAAAAGTGAAGtaatctttcttttaaaaataaaaaaaacaaaaaatattaaacgatttaatatttttaaagtaaacaTCTTAACAAAACTATTAAactatttctaaaaatttataatactctttaataataattatctttgaatataattaaaatattgtttaaataatcactaaaatatttaaaaactaacaattcaaaaatttatgtATTGAAATTAATTACTCAACCTAAATAATGGAATATAACAAATAAgctttttaaaatagtaaaacatgacaaataagtaaaatatcttaaaatcatggaaaatatgacaagtaagcaaaactaaaattttcacataaaattattcaaaaatacgacaaaataaataaaattaccaattaaagttattaataacatgacaaataaatacataaataacctaaattatggagaatatgacaaataatcaaaattaaaattattaaaaacataaataaataagtgaattacctaaaattatggaaaacataaatatctaaaattatgaagaacatgataaataagcaaaatcactcCATAcggagaatatgacaaataatcaaaattaaaattattaaaaacataaataaataagtaaattacctaaaattatggaaaacataaatatctaaaattatgaagaacacgataaataagcaaaattacttcataaataatagtatggatagatagatagaagatgtaaaaaaaaaggaaactataATAAGATTATATTGGTTTAAAGATTTAATCTCATAAACGATGGTATAAAAGACCTAACAGAGTATTAATAACTCACAAAAGGGGTTTTTTAATAAGGCTGAGAAACAACAAAGTCTGAGAATCGAGAGGGCTCTTTCTGTCTAATCTAATCTAATCTTGTCTTATTCAAATCCTCCTCCAAAAAGAGTTTGATTCAATGGCGAAGGAACTAGCGGAAAAAGCTAAAGAGGCTTTCTTAGATGACGACTTCGATGTGGCTGTTGACTTATACTCCAAAGCCATTGACTTGGACCCTAATTGCGCCGCCTTCTTCGCCGATCGTGCTCAGGCCAACATCAAACTCCACAACTTCACCGGTAATAACTAATCTCTTCCTCACACCCCCTAAAGGTCGTGTCTTTATGTAATTCGATCTGTTCATAGTGGAACCCAGGTTTATTTTTAGGGTTAACAATTATAATCTTTGAACTTTGGAATTACTTCTTTATTACAAAGACTAGGAACAGCTAATCTTGTTTTGTGTTCCTTCCTTAGCAAAGAAGTGAACTACTTGTTAGATTCTTTCTTCTTGCTCACACTTTTGTCTTTTGTGCGAGCAGAAGCTGTTGCAGATGCCAACAAAGCCATCGAGTTGGAGCCTACTTTGGCTAAAGCTTATCTCAGAAAGGGGTATGAttgtcatcatcatctctcTGTATTAAGTTTAACGACACTATgatgatatatttaaaatttgattgtaaTTATAGTCTTATgtatttacattatatatatcatataatttactGTAATTTTGCAGCACTGCTTGTATGAAGCTAGAAGAGTATACTACTGCTAAAGCAGCTCTAGAGAAGGGAGCTTCCGTTGCACCTAACGAGTCCAAGTTTGAGAAGATGATAGATGAGTGCAACCTTCTCATTGCAGGTTCTCCTTAGCTTAAGAGAACATGTGCTGAACGGTTCCTAGTATTGATTTATAACATAATCTTCTTTATTTCTCTGttcagaagaagagaaagatttGGTTCAGCAAGTGCCACCGACTTTGCCCTCAAGCTCTACAACACCACTAGCGACCGCATCTGATACTCCTCCTGTTCCAAGTCCTGCACCACCTGCCAAACCTATGTTCAGGTAGTCTAGTTATCCAAAATtgtttctttccttttgtttaaGTTTCTTGAATCATTATGTATCTTAAAACTTGATGGTTCAACAGACACGAGTTCTACCAGAAGCCAGAAGAAATTGTGGTGACAGTTTTCGCTAAAGGAATACCAAAGCAGAACGTGAATGTTGAGTTTGGTGACCAGATTGTAAGTATCCTGCAGTCAGATGAATCCATGACTTTTAACTGAACCTATCTTTGCTTTGTACTCTGACTCTGACTGTAAGTACTGATTTGTTTTTGCAGCTGAGTGTTGTGATTGATGTTTCTGGAGGAGAAGCGTATCACTTCCAGCCAAGATTGTTTGGGAAGGTAGGTATATATATTCaagttgtgtgtgtttttatacCTGCTTTTACTAAATCATTCTTCATGATTGTTATATAGATAATACCAGACAAGTGCAGATATGAAGTTTTGTCAACCAAAGTTGAGATCCGTCTCGCAAAAGCAGAGATAATCACTTGGGCCTCCCTTGAATATGGCAAAGGACAAACTCTTCTGCCTAAACCCAATGTTCCatcaggttttttttttttctatttccatgtttattttatatattccaAACCACAATTGTAGAACCTTAAAGAATCCTATTCTCATGTTATTCTGTATTCATATGCAGCGGTGTCACAAAGGCCCGTGTACCCATCTTCTAAGCCTGGAAAAGACTGGGACAAGCTGGAAGCTGAAGTGAAGAAACAGGTTCCTCTTTTAGCCGCCAGAGGCTTTTCTTTTTACATTATACTCCTGTCTGCTTATCGGGTTTTGAATGTGCAGGAGAAGGATGAGAAGCTAGATGGAGATGCAGCTATGAACAAGTTTTTCAGCGATATATACCAGAGTGCTGATGAGGACATGAGGCGAGCCATGAACAAATCATTTGTGAGCTCATCAACCTCTCCTTTGGTTCTAACAACTTATCCTCTCTTATTTTGACTGACGATAGACTTTCTCTGGGTGGTTTTTTGGTTTTTACAGGCAGAGTCGAATGGGACGGTGCTGTCTACAAACTGGAAAGAGGTTGGGACTAAGAAAGTGGAAAGCACTCCACCAGATGGCATGGAGCTCAAGAAGTGGGAGTATTGATCATCTCTTTAAATCCTCTTTTTCTGGTCTTGTCTAAAATTCTGACAAATCTGAACTTAATAGTTTGCATCGGTTTTTGCATGGGTTTGTCTTCATTCTTGCGTTGTGGTCTGAGAAAACgttctgatatttttttaaagttgtgtGTTTTGTACTTTTTCTGATTCTTTTTTCACATGACATTCTTGCATTGTGACCTTAAATTAGGTGTAT
This genomic stretch from Raphanus sativus cultivar WK10039 chromosome 3, ASM80110v3, whole genome shotgun sequence harbors:
- the LOC108847811 gene encoding protein SGT1 homolog B — protein: MAKELAEKAKEAFLDDDFDVAVDLYSKAIDLDPNCAAFFADRAQANIKLHNFTEAVADANKAIELEPTLAKAYLRKGTACMKLEEYTTAKAALEKGASVAPNESKFEKMIDECNLLIAEEEKDLVQQVPPTLPSSSTTPLATASDTPPVPSPAPPAKPMFRHEFYQKPEEIVVTVFAKGIPKQNVNVEFGDQILSVVIDVSGGEAYHFQPRLFGKIIPDKCRYEVLSTKVEIRLAKAEIITWASLEYGKGQTLLPKPNVPSAVSQRPVYPSSKPGKDWDKLEAEVKKQEKDEKLDGDAAMNKFFSDIYQSADEDMRRAMNKSFAESNGTVLSTNWKEVGTKKVESTPPDGMELKKWEY